From the Candidatus Anstonellales archaeon genome, one window contains:
- a CDS encoding XTP/dITP diphosphatase produces the protein MNILFVTSNAGKFIEAKKILKERGINIAHKHDLIQEVRAEDCAVVAKEAARYAYEKYRKPLFVEDSGIFIKSLEGFPGAYSAYVYRKIGLDGILKLLENKKDRSAEFVSCIGYADKDIIKIFSGKCVGNIAKRISGSEGFGYDPIFIPKGKKSTFGEDKNLKDVISHRRLALEKLAIFLKKRFGF, from the coding sequence ATGAACATCCTCTTTGTAACCTCAAACGCAGGAAAGTTTATAGAAGCCAAAAAGATTTTAAAAGAACGTGGAATAAATATAGCCCACAAGCATGATTTAATCCAAGAAGTAAGAGCAGAAGATTGTGCAGTAGTTGCAAAAGAAGCAGCCCGTTATGCATATGAAAAATACAGAAAACCGCTTTTTGTTGAAGATAGCGGTATATTTATAAAGTCGTTGGAGGGATTTCCTGGAGCCTATTCAGCCTATGTTTACAGAAAAATTGGGCTGGACGGCATACTCAAGCTTTTGGAAAATAAAAAAGATAGGAGTGCAGAATTTGTTTCATGCATAGGATATGCCGATAAAGACATAATAAAAATCTTCTCAGGAAAATGCGTCGGTAATATTGCCAAACGCATTTCTGGATCAGAAGGATTTGGTTACGACCCAATATTCATTCCAAAGGGAAAGAAAAGTACATTTGGAGAGGATAAAAATCTCAAAGATGTTATTTCACACCGGAGGCTTGCACTTGAAAAGTTGGCAATTTTCTTAAAAAAGAGGTTTGGGTTTTGA
- a CDS encoding nascent polypeptide-associated complex protein — MLPGLDPFQMKKMLQQMGIKSQELHAKKVLIETEEQNILLENPKIIKITLPGLSGSTYQISGEEKLQEQEPSSEDIKLVIQAVGVSEEQARIALKESDGDIAKAIIKLRGY; from the coding sequence ATGTTGCCAGGCCTAGACCCATTTCAAATGAAAAAAATGCTGCAGCAAATGGGAATAAAAAGTCAAGAATTGCATGCAAAAAAGGTACTGATAGAGACAGAAGAGCAAAATATACTCCTAGAAAATCCTAAAATAATAAAAATAACACTGCCCGGCTTATCAGGCTCTACCTATCAAATTTCGGGAGAGGAAAAACTGCAAGAGCAAGAGCCCTCATCAGAGGACATTAAGCTAGTTATCCAGGCAGTAGGGGTCTCAGAGGAACAAGCAAGAATAGCACTCAAAGAATCAGATGGGGATATCGCCAAAGCAATAATTAAACTAAGGGGCTATTAA
- a CDS encoding 30S ribosomal protein S15: MARMHTRKRGKSGSKKPSTRISPEWVEYSAYEVEDMIEKFGRSGMGATAIGMLLRDTYGVPSVKNLCGKSITKIMEERGIKIDYPEDLVYLIKRAVRMRKHLEQNKSDIHNRTKLRHIESKIRRLVKYYRSTKRLPFDWTYDPKTASLLVR, from the coding sequence ATGGCAAGAATGCATACGCGAAAACGAGGCAAATCTGGCTCAAAAAAGCCATCAACTCGCATAAGTCCAGAATGGGTCGAATATTCAGCATACGAAGTGGAGGATATGATAGAAAAGTTTGGAAGGAGTGGAATGGGTGCAACCGCAATCGGAATGCTTTTACGTGATACCTACGGTGTCCCATCAGTAAAAAACCTCTGTGGGAAGTCAATAACAAAGATAATGGAAGAGAGAGGGATAAAAATAGATTATCCTGAAGATCTTGTTTATCTCATAAAGCGCGCAGTAAGAATGAGAAAACATCTTGAACAAAATAAATCAGACATACACAACCGAACAAAACTCAGACACATTGAATCAAAAATAAGGCGACTCGTAAAATACTATCGCTCTACGAAACGTTTGCCGTTTGACTGGACATATGACCCAAAAACCGCTTCACTGCTTGTAAGATAA